The following coding sequences lie in one Cotesia glomerata isolate CgM1 linkage group LG5, MPM_Cglom_v2.3, whole genome shotgun sequence genomic window:
- the LOC123266247 gene encoding serine/threonine-protein kinase tousled-like 2 isoform X4 — protein MGLHHRSSWKMSAGSQIQMAPQSTVNSGQSVHSQDSNMSTGSSHSDKDVDPNTPEKLPRTTSERKRKRKADDGSGSGPGGPTGGKSGRSLSSLENKKINDYFPKHHLGNSPIRHGGAKSPSPQQGYPMYPPSAQPLVSPQVTTPNSSVAEFSSLMQPPRTLSQPQPPPPPSSTQPAGSMVSKQVQVRPTNLPRTSQVRQAKTNTPNTELTCQRIQEFESQASSDLELRNNKIDELNRTTEELRHQMATQQKILEQHKSHINKCIDVVKKLLKEKSNIEKKEARQKCMQNRLRLGQFVTQRVGATFQENWTDGYAFQELARRQEEITTEREEIDRQKKLLLKKRPSNSETGRKRSQPQPSLHNGTEATFLKPDAVPGSYTWQEYYEADEILKLRQSALKKEDADLQLEMEKLERERNLHIRELKRIHNEDQSRFNSHPVLNERYLLLMLLGKGGFSEVHKAFDLKEQRYVACKVHQLNKDWKEDKKANYIKHALREYNIHKALDHPRVVKLYDVFEIDANSFCTVLEYCDGHDLDFYLKQHKMIPEREARSIVMQVVSALKYLNEIKPPVIHYDLKPGNILLTEGNVCGEIKITDFGLSKVMDEENYNPDHGMDLTSQGAGTYWYLPPECFVVGKNPPKISSKVDVWSVGVIFYQCLYGKKPFGHNQSQATILEENTILKATEVQFANKPTVSNEAKSFIRSCLAYRKEERIDVMMLARHDYLQPPVPKHGRQANSQQQQQAQQQQHIQQAQQQQQTSFTTGMFSGMNASSSS, from the exons ATGGGGCTCCACCATAGATCGTCGTGGAAG ATGTCTGCTGGATCACAAATTCAGATGGCACCTCAATCAACCGTAAACTCTGGTCAGTCAGTTCATAGTCAAGACTCAAATATGAGTACTG gctCATCACACAGTGATAAAGATGTGGATCCAAATACTCCTGAAAAGTTGCCTAGGACCACGtccgaaagaaaaagaaaacgtAAAGCGGATGATGGAAGTGGCAGTGGACCTGGTGGCCCAACTGGTGGTAAAAGCGGAAGATCACTTTCTTccttggaaaataaaaaaataaatgactatTTTCCGAAGCATCATTTAGGAAACAGCCCTATAAGGCATGGGGGTGCTAAAAGTCCATCGCCTCAACAAGGGTATCCTatg tATCCACCATCAGCTCAACCTCTGGTATCGCCCCAAGTGACGACACCTAACTCATCGGTAGCGGAATTTTCGTCACTGATGCAACCTCCCCGAACTCTTTCCCAACCACAACCACCACCTCCACCTTCGTCGACGCAACCTGCTGGTTCAATGGTCAGCAAGCAGGTACAGGTAAGGCCTACGAACCTACCTAGGACAAGCCAGGTCAGGCAAGCGAAGACAAACACGCCAAAT aCGGAGCTCACTTGCCAGAGGATACAGGAGTTTGAATCGCAAGCATCGTCTGACTTGGAGCTAcgtaacaataaaattgatgaacTAAAtaga aCAACAGAAGAACTTAGGCATCAAATGGCAACTCAACAAAAAATACTTGAGCAGCACAAATCACATATAAATAAGTGTATAGATGttgtaaaaaagttattaaaagaaaaatcaaacatagaaaaaaaagaagcTAGACAAAAGTGTATGCAAAATAGACTGAGGCTTGGACAGTTTGTGACGCAAAGGGTAGGTGCTACCTTTCAAGAAAACTGGACGGACGGCTACGCGTTTCAAGAGCTCGCACGACGACAAGAAGAAATAACGACTGAACGTGAAGAAATTGATAGACAGAAAAagttgttattaaaaaagagGCCGTCAAATAGTGAGACTGGTAGAAAACGAAGCCAACCACAGCCTTCATTACACAACGGCACCGAAGCTACTTTTTTAAAACCCGACGCGGTACCTGGATCTTATACCTGGCAAGAGTATTATGAAGCGGACGAAATACtcaaa ttgaGACAGAGTGCGTTGAAAAAAGAAGATGCTGATCTTCAACTAGAAATGGAAAAACTTGAAAGAGAGCGAAATCTTCACATCAGAGAACTGAAACGTATTCACAACGAGGACCAATCCAGATTTAATTCTCATCCAGTACTCAATGAACGTTACcttttattaatgttattagGAAAAGGTGGTTTTAGTGAAGTACACaag gcgTTTGATCTGAAAGAGCAGCGATATGTGGCCTGTAAAGTACACCAATTGAATAAAGACTGGAAAGAAGACAAAAAAGCTAATTATATTAA ACACGCATTAagagaatataatatacataaagcCCTGGATCATCCACGAGTTGTGAAGCTCTATGACGTCTTTGAAATTGACGCCAATTCGTTTTGTACTGTTTTGGAATACTGTGATGGTCATGACCTAGACTTCTACTTAAAACAG CATAAAATGATACCAGAAAGAGAAGCGAGGTCAATTGTGATGCAAGTTGTGTCTGCGTTAAAGTACCTTAATGAAATAAAGCCCCCAGTCATACACTACGATTTAAAACCTG gCAACATTTTGTTGACGGAAGGCAATGTCTGtggtgaaataaaaattacggaCTTTGGTTTAAGTAAAGTTATGgatgaagaaaattataatccAGATCATGGAATGGACCTTACGTCACAAGGGGCTGGAACTTattg gtaTCTACCTCCTGAATGTTTTGTTGTTGGCAAAAACCCACCTAAAATATCTTCTAAAGTTGATGTGTGGAGTGTGGGTGTTATATTTTACCAGTGTCTCTATGGTAAAaag ccATTCGGACATAATCAATCACAAGCAactattttagaagaaaatacaatattaaaaGCAACAGAGGTACAATTTGCCAATAAACCGACTGTTAGCAACGAAGCAAag agTTTCATAAGGAGCTGTCTAGCGTATAGGAAAGAAGAGCGAATTGATGTGATGATGTTAGCACGACATGATTATTTACAGCCCCCAGTGCCAAAGCATGGTCGTCAGGCAAACAGccagcagcaacagcaagCTCAGCAACAGCAACACATTCAACAAGctcaacagcaacaacaaacGTCATTTACGACTGGAATGTTTAGTGGAATGAATGCATCCAGCAGTTCGTAG
- the LOC123266247 gene encoding serine/threonine-protein kinase tousled-like 2 isoform X5 has translation MTTTTMSAGSQIQMAPQSTVNSGQSVHSQDSNMSTGSSHSDKDVDPNTPEKLPRTTSERKRKRKADDGSGSGPGGPTGGKSGRSLSSLENKKINDYFPKHHLGNSPIRHGGAKSPSPQQGYPMYPPSAQPLVSPQVTTPNSSVAEFSSLMQPPRTLSQPQPPPPPSSTQPAGSMVSKQVQVRPTNLPRTSQVRQAKTNTPNTELTCQRIQEFESQASSDLELRNNKIDELNRTTEELRHQMATQQKILEQHKSHINKCIDVVKKLLKEKSNIEKKEARQKCMQNRLRLGQFVTQRVGATFQENWTDGYAFQELARRQEEITTEREEIDRQKKLLLKKRPSNSETGRKRSQPQPSLHNGTEATFLKPDAVPGSYTWQEYYEADEILKLRQSALKKEDADLQLEMEKLERERNLHIRELKRIHNEDQSRFNSHPVLNERYLLLMLLGKGGFSEVHKAFDLKEQRYVACKVHQLNKDWKEDKKANYIKHALREYNIHKALDHPRVVKLYDVFEIDANSFCTVLEYCDGHDLDFYLKQHKMIPEREARSIVMQVVSALKYLNEIKPPVIHYDLKPGNILLTEGNVCGEIKITDFGLSKVMDEENYNPDHGMDLTSQGAGTYWYLPPECFVVGKNPPKISSKVDVWSVGVIFYQCLYGKKPFGHNQSQATILEENTILKATEVQFANKPTVSNEAKSFIRSCLAYRKEERIDVMMLARHDYLQPPVPKHGRQANSQQQQQAQQQQHIQQAQQQQQTSFTTGMFSGMNASSSS, from the exons ATGACGACAACCACa ATGTCTGCTGGATCACAAATTCAGATGGCACCTCAATCAACCGTAAACTCTGGTCAGTCAGTTCATAGTCAAGACTCAAATATGAGTACTG gctCATCACACAGTGATAAAGATGTGGATCCAAATACTCCTGAAAAGTTGCCTAGGACCACGtccgaaagaaaaagaaaacgtAAAGCGGATGATGGAAGTGGCAGTGGACCTGGTGGCCCAACTGGTGGTAAAAGCGGAAGATCACTTTCTTccttggaaaataaaaaaataaatgactatTTTCCGAAGCATCATTTAGGAAACAGCCCTATAAGGCATGGGGGTGCTAAAAGTCCATCGCCTCAACAAGGGTATCCTatg tATCCACCATCAGCTCAACCTCTGGTATCGCCCCAAGTGACGACACCTAACTCATCGGTAGCGGAATTTTCGTCACTGATGCAACCTCCCCGAACTCTTTCCCAACCACAACCACCACCTCCACCTTCGTCGACGCAACCTGCTGGTTCAATGGTCAGCAAGCAGGTACAGGTAAGGCCTACGAACCTACCTAGGACAAGCCAGGTCAGGCAAGCGAAGACAAACACGCCAAAT aCGGAGCTCACTTGCCAGAGGATACAGGAGTTTGAATCGCAAGCATCGTCTGACTTGGAGCTAcgtaacaataaaattgatgaacTAAAtaga aCAACAGAAGAACTTAGGCATCAAATGGCAACTCAACAAAAAATACTTGAGCAGCACAAATCACATATAAATAAGTGTATAGATGttgtaaaaaagttattaaaagaaaaatcaaacatagaaaaaaaagaagcTAGACAAAAGTGTATGCAAAATAGACTGAGGCTTGGACAGTTTGTGACGCAAAGGGTAGGTGCTACCTTTCAAGAAAACTGGACGGACGGCTACGCGTTTCAAGAGCTCGCACGACGACAAGAAGAAATAACGACTGAACGTGAAGAAATTGATAGACAGAAAAagttgttattaaaaaagagGCCGTCAAATAGTGAGACTGGTAGAAAACGAAGCCAACCACAGCCTTCATTACACAACGGCACCGAAGCTACTTTTTTAAAACCCGACGCGGTACCTGGATCTTATACCTGGCAAGAGTATTATGAAGCGGACGAAATACtcaaa ttgaGACAGAGTGCGTTGAAAAAAGAAGATGCTGATCTTCAACTAGAAATGGAAAAACTTGAAAGAGAGCGAAATCTTCACATCAGAGAACTGAAACGTATTCACAACGAGGACCAATCCAGATTTAATTCTCATCCAGTACTCAATGAACGTTACcttttattaatgttattagGAAAAGGTGGTTTTAGTGAAGTACACaag gcgTTTGATCTGAAAGAGCAGCGATATGTGGCCTGTAAAGTACACCAATTGAATAAAGACTGGAAAGAAGACAAAAAAGCTAATTATATTAA ACACGCATTAagagaatataatatacataaagcCCTGGATCATCCACGAGTTGTGAAGCTCTATGACGTCTTTGAAATTGACGCCAATTCGTTTTGTACTGTTTTGGAATACTGTGATGGTCATGACCTAGACTTCTACTTAAAACAG CATAAAATGATACCAGAAAGAGAAGCGAGGTCAATTGTGATGCAAGTTGTGTCTGCGTTAAAGTACCTTAATGAAATAAAGCCCCCAGTCATACACTACGATTTAAAACCTG gCAACATTTTGTTGACGGAAGGCAATGTCTGtggtgaaataaaaattacggaCTTTGGTTTAAGTAAAGTTATGgatgaagaaaattataatccAGATCATGGAATGGACCTTACGTCACAAGGGGCTGGAACTTattg gtaTCTACCTCCTGAATGTTTTGTTGTTGGCAAAAACCCACCTAAAATATCTTCTAAAGTTGATGTGTGGAGTGTGGGTGTTATATTTTACCAGTGTCTCTATGGTAAAaag ccATTCGGACATAATCAATCACAAGCAactattttagaagaaaatacaatattaaaaGCAACAGAGGTACAATTTGCCAATAAACCGACTGTTAGCAACGAAGCAAag agTTTCATAAGGAGCTGTCTAGCGTATAGGAAAGAAGAGCGAATTGATGTGATGATGTTAGCACGACATGATTATTTACAGCCCCCAGTGCCAAAGCATGGTCGTCAGGCAAACAGccagcagcaacagcaagCTCAGCAACAGCAACACATTCAACAAGctcaacagcaacaacaaacGTCATTTACGACTGGAATGTTTAGTGGAATGAATGCATCCAGCAGTTCGTAG
- the LOC123266247 gene encoding serine/threonine-protein kinase tousled-like 2 isoform X3 codes for MTDNCWNSGGGAGVKMEHFQATLDPRKQELLEARFLGARMSAGSQIQMAPQSTVNSGQSVHSQDSNMSTGSSHSDKDVDPNTPEKLPRTTSERKRKRKADDGSGSGPGGPTGGKSGRSLSSLENKKINDYFPKHHLGNSPIRHGGAKSPSPQQGYPMYPPSAQPLVSPQVTTPNSSVAEFSSLMQPPRTLSQPQPPPPPSSTQPAGSMVSKQVQVRPTNLPRTSQVRQAKTNTPNTELTCQRIQEFESQASSDLELRNNKIDELNRTTEELRHQMATQQKILEQHKSHINKCIDVVKKLLKEKSNIEKKEARQKCMQNRLRLGQFVTQRVGATFQENWTDGYAFQELARRQEEITTEREEIDRQKKLLLKKRPSNSETGRKRSQPQPSLHNGTEATFLKPDAVPGSYTWQEYYEADEILKLRQSALKKEDADLQLEMEKLERERNLHIRELKRIHNEDQSRFNSHPVLNERYLLLMLLGKGGFSEVHKAFDLKEQRYVACKVHQLNKDWKEDKKANYIKHALREYNIHKALDHPRVVKLYDVFEIDANSFCTVLEYCDGHDLDFYLKQHKMIPEREARSIVMQVVSALKYLNEIKPPVIHYDLKPGNILLTEGNVCGEIKITDFGLSKVMDEENYNPDHGMDLTSQGAGTYWYLPPECFVVGKNPPKISSKVDVWSVGVIFYQCLYGKKPFGHNQSQATILEENTILKATEVQFANKPTVSNEAKSFIRSCLAYRKEERIDVMMLARHDYLQPPVPKHGRQANSQQQQQAQQQQHIQQAQQQQQTSFTTGMFSGMNASSSS; via the exons ATGTCTGCTGGATCACAAATTCAGATGGCACCTCAATCAACCGTAAACTCTGGTCAGTCAGTTCATAGTCAAGACTCAAATATGAGTACTG gctCATCACACAGTGATAAAGATGTGGATCCAAATACTCCTGAAAAGTTGCCTAGGACCACGtccgaaagaaaaagaaaacgtAAAGCGGATGATGGAAGTGGCAGTGGACCTGGTGGCCCAACTGGTGGTAAAAGCGGAAGATCACTTTCTTccttggaaaataaaaaaataaatgactatTTTCCGAAGCATCATTTAGGAAACAGCCCTATAAGGCATGGGGGTGCTAAAAGTCCATCGCCTCAACAAGGGTATCCTatg tATCCACCATCAGCTCAACCTCTGGTATCGCCCCAAGTGACGACACCTAACTCATCGGTAGCGGAATTTTCGTCACTGATGCAACCTCCCCGAACTCTTTCCCAACCACAACCACCACCTCCACCTTCGTCGACGCAACCTGCTGGTTCAATGGTCAGCAAGCAGGTACAGGTAAGGCCTACGAACCTACCTAGGACAAGCCAGGTCAGGCAAGCGAAGACAAACACGCCAAAT aCGGAGCTCACTTGCCAGAGGATACAGGAGTTTGAATCGCAAGCATCGTCTGACTTGGAGCTAcgtaacaataaaattgatgaacTAAAtaga aCAACAGAAGAACTTAGGCATCAAATGGCAACTCAACAAAAAATACTTGAGCAGCACAAATCACATATAAATAAGTGTATAGATGttgtaaaaaagttattaaaagaaaaatcaaacatagaaaaaaaagaagcTAGACAAAAGTGTATGCAAAATAGACTGAGGCTTGGACAGTTTGTGACGCAAAGGGTAGGTGCTACCTTTCAAGAAAACTGGACGGACGGCTACGCGTTTCAAGAGCTCGCACGACGACAAGAAGAAATAACGACTGAACGTGAAGAAATTGATAGACAGAAAAagttgttattaaaaaagagGCCGTCAAATAGTGAGACTGGTAGAAAACGAAGCCAACCACAGCCTTCATTACACAACGGCACCGAAGCTACTTTTTTAAAACCCGACGCGGTACCTGGATCTTATACCTGGCAAGAGTATTATGAAGCGGACGAAATACtcaaa ttgaGACAGAGTGCGTTGAAAAAAGAAGATGCTGATCTTCAACTAGAAATGGAAAAACTTGAAAGAGAGCGAAATCTTCACATCAGAGAACTGAAACGTATTCACAACGAGGACCAATCCAGATTTAATTCTCATCCAGTACTCAATGAACGTTACcttttattaatgttattagGAAAAGGTGGTTTTAGTGAAGTACACaag gcgTTTGATCTGAAAGAGCAGCGATATGTGGCCTGTAAAGTACACCAATTGAATAAAGACTGGAAAGAAGACAAAAAAGCTAATTATATTAA ACACGCATTAagagaatataatatacataaagcCCTGGATCATCCACGAGTTGTGAAGCTCTATGACGTCTTTGAAATTGACGCCAATTCGTTTTGTACTGTTTTGGAATACTGTGATGGTCATGACCTAGACTTCTACTTAAAACAG CATAAAATGATACCAGAAAGAGAAGCGAGGTCAATTGTGATGCAAGTTGTGTCTGCGTTAAAGTACCTTAATGAAATAAAGCCCCCAGTCATACACTACGATTTAAAACCTG gCAACATTTTGTTGACGGAAGGCAATGTCTGtggtgaaataaaaattacggaCTTTGGTTTAAGTAAAGTTATGgatgaagaaaattataatccAGATCATGGAATGGACCTTACGTCACAAGGGGCTGGAACTTattg gtaTCTACCTCCTGAATGTTTTGTTGTTGGCAAAAACCCACCTAAAATATCTTCTAAAGTTGATGTGTGGAGTGTGGGTGTTATATTTTACCAGTGTCTCTATGGTAAAaag ccATTCGGACATAATCAATCACAAGCAactattttagaagaaaatacaatattaaaaGCAACAGAGGTACAATTTGCCAATAAACCGACTGTTAGCAACGAAGCAAag agTTTCATAAGGAGCTGTCTAGCGTATAGGAAAGAAGAGCGAATTGATGTGATGATGTTAGCACGACATGATTATTTACAGCCCCCAGTGCCAAAGCATGGTCGTCAGGCAAACAGccagcagcaacagcaagCTCAGCAACAGCAACACATTCAACAAGctcaacagcaacaacaaacGTCATTTACGACTGGAATGTTTAGTGGAATGAATGCATCCAGCAGTTCGTAG
- the LOC123266247 gene encoding serine/threonine-protein kinase tousled-like 2 isoform X6, protein MSAGSQIQMAPQSTVNSGQSVHSQDSNMSTGSSHSDKDVDPNTPEKLPRTTSERKRKRKADDGSGSGPGGPTGGKSGRSLSSLENKKINDYFPKHHLGNSPIRHGGAKSPSPQQGYPMYPPSAQPLVSPQVTTPNSSVAEFSSLMQPPRTLSQPQPPPPPSSTQPAGSMVSKQVQVRPTNLPRTSQVRQAKTNTPNTELTCQRIQEFESQASSDLELRNNKIDELNRTTEELRHQMATQQKILEQHKSHINKCIDVVKKLLKEKSNIEKKEARQKCMQNRLRLGQFVTQRVGATFQENWTDGYAFQELARRQEEITTEREEIDRQKKLLLKKRPSNSETGRKRSQPQPSLHNGTEATFLKPDAVPGSYTWQEYYEADEILKLRQSALKKEDADLQLEMEKLERERNLHIRELKRIHNEDQSRFNSHPVLNERYLLLMLLGKGGFSEVHKAFDLKEQRYVACKVHQLNKDWKEDKKANYIKHALREYNIHKALDHPRVVKLYDVFEIDANSFCTVLEYCDGHDLDFYLKQHKMIPEREARSIVMQVVSALKYLNEIKPPVIHYDLKPGNILLTEGNVCGEIKITDFGLSKVMDEENYNPDHGMDLTSQGAGTYWYLPPECFVVGKNPPKISSKVDVWSVGVIFYQCLYGKKPFGHNQSQATILEENTILKATEVQFANKPTVSNEAKSFIRSCLAYRKEERIDVMMLARHDYLQPPVPKHGRQANSQQQQQAQQQQHIQQAQQQQQTSFTTGMFSGMNASSSS, encoded by the exons ATGTCTGCTGGATCACAAATTCAGATGGCACCTCAATCAACCGTAAACTCTGGTCAGTCAGTTCATAGTCAAGACTCAAATATGAGTACTG gctCATCACACAGTGATAAAGATGTGGATCCAAATACTCCTGAAAAGTTGCCTAGGACCACGtccgaaagaaaaagaaaacgtAAAGCGGATGATGGAAGTGGCAGTGGACCTGGTGGCCCAACTGGTGGTAAAAGCGGAAGATCACTTTCTTccttggaaaataaaaaaataaatgactatTTTCCGAAGCATCATTTAGGAAACAGCCCTATAAGGCATGGGGGTGCTAAAAGTCCATCGCCTCAACAAGGGTATCCTatg tATCCACCATCAGCTCAACCTCTGGTATCGCCCCAAGTGACGACACCTAACTCATCGGTAGCGGAATTTTCGTCACTGATGCAACCTCCCCGAACTCTTTCCCAACCACAACCACCACCTCCACCTTCGTCGACGCAACCTGCTGGTTCAATGGTCAGCAAGCAGGTACAGGTAAGGCCTACGAACCTACCTAGGACAAGCCAGGTCAGGCAAGCGAAGACAAACACGCCAAAT aCGGAGCTCACTTGCCAGAGGATACAGGAGTTTGAATCGCAAGCATCGTCTGACTTGGAGCTAcgtaacaataaaattgatgaacTAAAtaga aCAACAGAAGAACTTAGGCATCAAATGGCAACTCAACAAAAAATACTTGAGCAGCACAAATCACATATAAATAAGTGTATAGATGttgtaaaaaagttattaaaagaaaaatcaaacatagaaaaaaaagaagcTAGACAAAAGTGTATGCAAAATAGACTGAGGCTTGGACAGTTTGTGACGCAAAGGGTAGGTGCTACCTTTCAAGAAAACTGGACGGACGGCTACGCGTTTCAAGAGCTCGCACGACGACAAGAAGAAATAACGACTGAACGTGAAGAAATTGATAGACAGAAAAagttgttattaaaaaagagGCCGTCAAATAGTGAGACTGGTAGAAAACGAAGCCAACCACAGCCTTCATTACACAACGGCACCGAAGCTACTTTTTTAAAACCCGACGCGGTACCTGGATCTTATACCTGGCAAGAGTATTATGAAGCGGACGAAATACtcaaa ttgaGACAGAGTGCGTTGAAAAAAGAAGATGCTGATCTTCAACTAGAAATGGAAAAACTTGAAAGAGAGCGAAATCTTCACATCAGAGAACTGAAACGTATTCACAACGAGGACCAATCCAGATTTAATTCTCATCCAGTACTCAATGAACGTTACcttttattaatgttattagGAAAAGGTGGTTTTAGTGAAGTACACaag gcgTTTGATCTGAAAGAGCAGCGATATGTGGCCTGTAAAGTACACCAATTGAATAAAGACTGGAAAGAAGACAAAAAAGCTAATTATATTAA ACACGCATTAagagaatataatatacataaagcCCTGGATCATCCACGAGTTGTGAAGCTCTATGACGTCTTTGAAATTGACGCCAATTCGTTTTGTACTGTTTTGGAATACTGTGATGGTCATGACCTAGACTTCTACTTAAAACAG CATAAAATGATACCAGAAAGAGAAGCGAGGTCAATTGTGATGCAAGTTGTGTCTGCGTTAAAGTACCTTAATGAAATAAAGCCCCCAGTCATACACTACGATTTAAAACCTG gCAACATTTTGTTGACGGAAGGCAATGTCTGtggtgaaataaaaattacggaCTTTGGTTTAAGTAAAGTTATGgatgaagaaaattataatccAGATCATGGAATGGACCTTACGTCACAAGGGGCTGGAACTTattg gtaTCTACCTCCTGAATGTTTTGTTGTTGGCAAAAACCCACCTAAAATATCTTCTAAAGTTGATGTGTGGAGTGTGGGTGTTATATTTTACCAGTGTCTCTATGGTAAAaag ccATTCGGACATAATCAATCACAAGCAactattttagaagaaaatacaatattaaaaGCAACAGAGGTACAATTTGCCAATAAACCGACTGTTAGCAACGAAGCAAag agTTTCATAAGGAGCTGTCTAGCGTATAGGAAAGAAGAGCGAATTGATGTGATGATGTTAGCACGACATGATTATTTACAGCCCCCAGTGCCAAAGCATGGTCGTCAGGCAAACAGccagcagcaacagcaagCTCAGCAACAGCAACACATTCAACAAGctcaacagcaacaacaaacGTCATTTACGACTGGAATGTTTAGTGGAATGAATGCATCCAGCAGTTCGTAG